One window of the Alphaproteobacteria bacterium genome contains the following:
- a CDS encoding ShlB/FhaC/HecB family hemolysin secretion/activation protein: protein MSFHPYINRTGFLALVAVFLLGVQHEGFAATTSADRASADPSLIERSLEPELRPESELGGDFIKIQEDKAPADADQIEFDLEDIIFEGDGDVIPEEDLEQFYESDLGERVTLGRIYEIANAITRYYRDQGYVLSRARVPAQEIEDGAVRIRIVEGFVDKITYDADIDPGLKAQVEEFANNILEERPLNMNTLERYLLLIKGLPGIKVESVLKPSKSEFGAADLLLIVKETSVDGSVGVNNDGPQFMGPWQGLANLNVNSVLGINEQLSLSASATRETREQRYFGAKYTQFLGSDGFKAYISGASSTTKPGDFLEQFEMKGTNHSLAFGVDYPMVRTRSESLYLGARFTFRNVKSSILSDAVVRKDRVRVLGGNITYDVADSWRGSNLLHVDVSQGFKIFGASEENNSGVLKSRDKGRTNFTKFKGTLSRNQGLWWGFSLYGSVNGQYSGDHLLSSERFSFGGAPVNRAYPLGTLTGDSGVEEKVEFRFTEMFDHSIRMYQFYLFYSAGTIWNRAPSSDEFRRISAAGGGGGLRMNFWEVTSFNIEYAMPFRAHISGRTNPFKPGIFFNLTQKF from the coding sequence GTGTCATTCCATCCTTATATTAATAGAACGGGCTTTTTAGCTCTGGTGGCTGTATTTCTTTTGGGTGTGCAGCATGAGGGGTTTGCCGCAACAACGAGTGCGGATAGGGCATCTGCTGATCCTTCGCTCATAGAGCGCTCTTTAGAACCTGAGCTTCGTCCTGAATCAGAATTAGGTGGCGACTTTATAAAAATCCAAGAGGATAAAGCCCCTGCGGACGCTGATCAGATAGAGTTTGATCTTGAAGATATCATTTTTGAAGGGGACGGCGACGTCATTCCAGAAGAGGACTTGGAACAGTTCTATGAAAGTGATCTTGGAGAAAGGGTGACACTCGGTCGTATCTATGAAATTGCCAATGCCATAACCCGGTATTATCGCGATCAAGGCTATGTCCTTTCTCGCGCACGTGTTCCTGCTCAAGAAATTGAGGATGGGGCGGTTCGTATTCGTATCGTAGAGGGATTTGTGGACAAGATCACGTATGACGCGGATATTGATCCTGGACTAAAGGCTCAAGTGGAGGAGTTTGCTAATAACATTCTGGAAGAGCGTCCTCTTAATATGAATACCTTGGAAAGATACTTGCTTTTGATTAAAGGCTTGCCTGGGATCAAAGTTGAGTCAGTTCTAAAGCCATCTAAATCTGAATTTGGGGCTGCTGATCTTCTTTTGATTGTAAAGGAGACTTCTGTAGATGGTTCCGTGGGTGTAAACAACGATGGGCCGCAGTTCATGGGTCCCTGGCAGGGACTTGCAAATCTAAACGTCAATTCCGTCCTCGGGATTAACGAACAGCTGTCTCTAAGCGCTTCGGCGACACGCGAAACGCGTGAACAAAGGTACTTCGGGGCTAAATATACACAGTTCTTAGGATCTGATGGTTTTAAAGCTTATATCTCCGGAGCGAGTTCAACAACGAAACCAGGGGACTTCTTAGAGCAATTTGAGATGAAGGGCACAAACCATTCTTTGGCATTTGGTGTAGACTATCCCATGGTAAGGACACGAAGTGAAAGCCTATATTTGGGGGCTCGTTTCACCTTTAGGAATGTGAAGTCCAGTATTTTATCCGATGCGGTCGTTCGTAAGGATAGAGTCCGCGTTCTGGGTGGAAATATTACCTATGACGTGGCCGACTCTTGGCGGGGGTCAAACCTGCTGCATGTGGATGTGAGCCAAGGGTTCAAGATCTTTGGAGCATCTGAGGAAAATAATTCAGGGGTTTTAAAATCTCGTGATAAAGGGCGCACGAACTTTACCAAATTCAAAGGAACCTTAAGCCGTAATCAGGGGCTCTGGTGGGGATTCTCTCTATACGGATCTGTTAATGGTCAGTACTCAGGAGATCATCTGCTGTCATCTGAGAGATTCAGTTTTGGAGGAGCTCCCGTGAATAGAGCCTATCCATTGGGAACTTTGACGGGTGATAGTGGTGTGGAAGAAAAAGTTGAGTTCCGCTTTACTGAGATGTTTGACCATTCTATCCGGATGTATCAGTTCTATCTCTTCTATTCGGCGGGAACTATTTGGAACCGGGCACCTTCTTCAGACGAGTTTAGGCGCATAAGTGCTGCCGGTGGTGGTGGTGGTTTGCGTATGAACTTCTGGGAAGTAACATCCTTTAACATTGAGTATGCCATGCCATTCCGTGCCCATATCTCAGGACGTACCAATCCTTTCAAGCCAGGCATCTTCTTTAACCTGACGCAGAAGTTTTAG
- the upp gene encoding uracil phosphoribosyltransferase, which translates to MLTMKDYPNIFVFNHPLIMHKLTIMRQKETDMETFRRLLKEISLLMGYELTHGLETKEVDIDTPLTRTKGRLLKGKGVAVVPILRAGLGMAEGLMDLMPGACEGHIGLYRDPKTKKPVEYLVKLPEPDHRLFILVDPMLATGNSAVHGINVLLRHGVDPANIRFMSLVGAPEGVKVFHKAHPNIPLYTAALDEKLDENAYITPGLGDAGDRMFGTR; encoded by the coding sequence ATGCTCACCATGAAAGACTACCCAAACATCTTTGTCTTCAACCACCCCCTTATCATGCATAAACTGACGATCATGCGCCAAAAAGAGACGGATATGGAAACCTTTCGCCGCCTCCTCAAGGAAATCTCCCTCCTCATGGGATATGAGCTTACACATGGATTGGAGACCAAGGAAGTCGACATTGACACCCCCCTAACGCGTACCAAAGGAAGGCTCTTAAAAGGAAAGGGCGTTGCTGTCGTTCCCATCCTCCGCGCAGGTCTCGGCATGGCGGAAGGACTTATGGACCTTATGCCCGGTGCCTGTGAAGGACATATTGGGCTCTACCGGGATCCAAAAACCAAAAAACCCGTAGAATATCTCGTAAAGCTTCCTGAACCCGATCATCGACTCTTTATTCTCGTAGACCCCATGTTGGCCACAGGCAATTCTGCTGTCCATGGCATCAATGTTCTGCTCCGTCATGGCGTGGATCCGGCAAATATCCGATTCATGTCCCTAGTTGGTGCCCCAGAGGGCGTCAAAGTTTTCCACAAAGCCCATCCCAATATCCCCCTCTATACGGCTGCCCTCGATGAAAAACTCGACGAAAATGCTTATATCACGCCTGGACTAGGCGATGCCGGAGACCGTATGTTTGGAACCCGCTAG
- a CDS encoding diacylglycerol kinase, with amino-acid sequence MKSLYNATRYALAGIGYAWQNEASFQREVILFFLALPTAYFISTSTFDFTLLIGSILMIMVVELLNTGLENVVDLIGGGKSVLSKGAKDCGAAAVFITILLAALLWIDKFIAYFS; translated from the coding sequence ATGAAAAGCCTTTATAATGCCACCCGTTATGCTTTAGCAGGTATTGGTTACGCATGGCAAAACGAAGCCTCCTTTCAGCGGGAAGTGATTCTGTTTTTCCTGGCACTCCCCACGGCCTACTTCATTTCAACCTCCACCTTTGATTTTACGCTTCTTATTGGATCCATCCTGATGATCATGGTTGTTGAACTCCTGAACACCGGTCTCGAGAATGTGGTCGATCTTATAGGAGGAGGGAAGTCAGTCCTCTCCAAAGGTGCAAAGGACTGTGGAGCGGCGGCCGTTTTCATCACTATTCTTTTGGCAGCCCTCTTGTGGATCGACAAATTCATCGCCTATTTTAGTTAA